One Flavobacterium sp. 90 DNA segment encodes these proteins:
- a CDS encoding NAD(P)H-dependent oxidoreductase: MEKVKILAITGSTRNNSSNYKILKFISEHIKDSFEVEIFEDLAEIPHFNPDLDKENPPKEVEVFRNKIISADGVIICTPEYVFSLPGSLKNALDWCVSTTIFSNKNTGLITASASGEMAHEQLILIMKTLEAKLEGNTKLLIQGIRGKINEEGKITNVETDIALQKFIANFENQF, encoded by the coding sequence ATGGAAAAAGTAAAAATTCTTGCTATAACAGGAAGCACGAGAAATAACTCGAGTAATTATAAAATTCTAAAATTTATTTCAGAACATATTAAAGATTCATTTGAGGTTGAAATTTTCGAAGATTTGGCTGAAATTCCTCATTTTAATCCGGATTTAGATAAAGAGAATCCGCCAAAAGAAGTTGAAGTTTTTAGAAATAAAATTATTTCGGCTGACGGAGTTATAATTTGCACGCCTGAATATGTTTTCAGTTTACCGGGAAGTTTAAAAAATGCTTTAGACTGGTGTGTTTCGACTACTATTTTTTCGAATAAAAATACAGGATTAATAACAGCTTCTGCTTCTGGAGAAATGGCGCACGAACAGTTAATTTTAATAATGAAAACGCTTGAAGCTAAACTAGAAGGGAATACAAAGCTTTTAATACAAGGCATTCGTGGGAAAATTAATGAAGAAGGAAAAATTACAAATGTAGAAACGGATATTGCGCTTCAAAAGTTTATAGCTAATTTCGAAAATCAATTTTAG
- the trmD gene encoding tRNA (guanosine(37)-N1)-methyltransferase TrmD: MRIDIITILPELLKSPFEASIMKRAIDKGLVEVHFHNLRDYTTNKQKSVDDYPFGGGAGMVMTVQPIDACITHLKSEREYDEIIYMSPDGETLNQKMANTMSMYENIIILCGHYKGVDQRVRDHFITKEISIGDYVLSGGELGALVLSDALIRLIPGVLSDETSALTDSFQDNLLSGPIYTRPADYKGWKVPEVLTSGHFAKIDKWREDMAFEHTKNRRPDLLEGH, translated from the coding sequence ATGCGAATTGATATTATAACGATTTTGCCGGAATTATTAAAAAGTCCGTTTGAGGCTTCGATCATGAAACGTGCCATAGACAAAGGTCTGGTTGAAGTTCATTTTCATAATTTACGTGATTATACTACGAACAAACAAAAAAGTGTCGACGATTATCCTTTTGGAGGAGGTGCCGGAATGGTTATGACTGTTCAGCCAATTGACGCTTGTATCACACATTTGAAAAGCGAACGTGAATACGACGAGATCATTTATATGTCACCAGACGGAGAAACCTTAAACCAAAAAATGGCGAATACAATGTCGATGTACGAAAACATTATCATTTTATGCGGACATTATAAAGGTGTAGATCAGCGTGTTCGTGATCATTTTATTACCAAAGAAATTTCGATTGGTGATTACGTATTATCTGGCGGAGAATTAGGCGCTTTAGTTTTATCAGATGCTTTAATTCGATTAATCCCTGGTGTTTTAAGTGATGAAACTTCAGCATTGACAGATAGTTTTCAGGATAATTTACTTTCAGGACCTATATATACAAGACCTGCAGATTATAAAGGATGGAAAGTTCCTGAAGTTTTAACAAGCGGTCACTTTGCTAAAATCGACAAATGGCGCGAGGATATGGCATTTGAACATACAAAAAACAGACGTCCGGATTTGCTTGAAGGACATTAG
- a CDS encoding cupin domain-containing protein: MKSFGTSKEFIKGDEIEWEVVGEGIKRKILAFDDKVMLVNVHFDKGGIGVLHEHYHSQVTYISSGKFDVTISGVTQMLKEGDSFYIPPHAIHGVVCLESGMLTDVFSPAREDFLK, translated from the coding sequence ATGAAGAGTTTCGGAACAAGCAAAGAATTTATAAAAGGAGATGAAATAGAGTGGGAAGTAGTTGGTGAAGGAATCAAACGCAAAATTCTGGCTTTTGATGACAAAGTAATGTTGGTAAATGTTCATTTTGATAAAGGCGGAATTGGTGTTCTACACGAACATTATCATTCTCAGGTAACTTATATTTCCAGTGGAAAATTTGACGTTACGATTAGCGGCGTTACTCAAATGCTGAAAGAAGGCGATAGTTTTTATATTCCGCCTCACGCAATTCATGGAGTGGTTTGTTTAGAAAGTGGTATGCTTACAGATGTTTTTAGCCCTGCAAGAGAAGATTTTTTAAAATAG
- a CDS encoding sugar phosphate isomerase/epimerase — MVTRRNFIINTSLAATAVLALPSLVFTMDKKEIGLQLYTLRDELSKDVKSTLAKVAAAGFTTVETYGFSIKDQFWGLSPIELKKILDQNGLKAVSGHYNLGSFLADGNTTELKAAIEAATILKSEYLTIPWIDESLRKDYIVIAKRLNEAAKMCHKAGLKLAYHNHDFEFQKHDGITGYEILLKETDKDLVYFELDLYWVVRSGNDPIQLFKENPGRFKMWHVKDMDKLNPALNTEIGSGSIDFKTIFKEAKQSGMKHFFVEQENNYIPSAFDSIKTSCDFISKNLL; from the coding sequence ATGGTCACAAGAAGAAACTTTATAATCAACACCAGTTTGGCTGCAACAGCAGTTTTAGCCTTGCCATCATTAGTATTTACTATGGATAAAAAAGAAATAGGTTTACAATTGTACACTTTAAGAGATGAACTTTCTAAAGATGTGAAATCGACCTTAGCAAAAGTTGCAGCTGCAGGATTCACAACTGTTGAAACATATGGTTTTTCTATAAAAGATCAGTTTTGGGGATTGTCTCCAATTGAATTGAAAAAAATACTCGATCAAAACGGACTTAAAGCCGTAAGTGGGCATTATAATTTAGGAAGTTTTTTGGCTGATGGAAACACAACAGAATTGAAAGCAGCAATTGAAGCCGCTACAATTTTGAAAAGTGAATATCTGACAATTCCATGGATTGATGAATCGCTTAGAAAAGATTATATAGTTATTGCAAAACGATTAAATGAAGCGGCTAAAATGTGCCATAAGGCAGGTTTAAAATTGGCGTATCACAATCATGATTTTGAGTTTCAAAAACACGATGGAATTACAGGATATGAAATTTTATTGAAGGAAACTGATAAAGATTTAGTCTATTTTGAGTTAGATTTATATTGGGTTGTTCGCTCTGGAAATGATCCAATTCAATTATTTAAGGAAAATCCAGGACGTTTTAAAATGTGGCATGTAAAAGATATGGACAAATTAAATCCTGCTTTGAACACAGAAATTGGTTCAGGATCAATTGATTTTAAGACCATTTTTAAAGAAGCTAAACAATCGGGAATGAAGCATTTTTTTGTAGAGCAAGAGAATAATTATATTCCTAGTGCTTTTGATTCTATTAAAACAAGTTGTGATTTTATTTCTAAAAATTTACTTTAG
- a CDS encoding archaemetzincin, whose amino-acid sequence MRKIAILIFIIFCSCSKEKTKVAPRVIPKETPEEAPYFKQIKSNDVQLPKAIYGDWLHSRKEKGQTFEQYFRSNHIVPTKDANIIYIRPIGNFTSLQKKQIQLTNEYLEIYFQLRTKTLEPISNDVVPNSSRRMMSDHEQLLAGYLLNDVLKEEEPVNRIALMGLSELDLYPKPEWNYVFGLASYRDKVGVSSIYRLQDGKLTTENFNLCLSRLLKISSHEIGHMFGLHHCINANCVMNGTNSMDETDRHSIRLCSVCQRKLNSCIPYDNKKRLTDLEKYFKRNNLHDEFDLMKKDLEVIQ is encoded by the coding sequence ATGAGAAAAATAGCTATTCTTATTTTTATAATATTTTGTTCTTGTAGCAAAGAAAAAACAAAAGTAGCTCCAAGAGTGATTCCAAAAGAAACTCCTGAAGAAGCGCCATATTTTAAGCAAATCAAAAGTAATGATGTTCAATTACCTAAAGCTATTTATGGAGATTGGTTGCATTCTCGTAAAGAAAAAGGGCAAACTTTTGAGCAATATTTCAGGTCCAATCATATCGTTCCAACAAAAGACGCGAATATTATTTACATAAGACCGATTGGGAATTTTACTTCTTTGCAAAAGAAACAAATTCAGCTTACCAATGAATATTTAGAAATTTACTTTCAATTAAGAACAAAAACTTTAGAGCCTATTTCAAATGATGTAGTTCCAAATTCTTCCAGAAGAATGATGTCTGATCATGAACAGTTATTGGCGGGTTATCTTTTAAATGATGTTTTAAAAGAGGAAGAACCAGTAAACAGAATTGCTTTAATGGGACTTTCGGAACTTGATTTGTATCCTAAACCGGAATGGAATTATGTTTTTGGTTTGGCTTCTTATCGTGATAAAGTTGGCGTGAGTTCTATTTACAGATTACAGGACGGGAAATTAACAACTGAAAATTTTAATCTGTGTTTGTCACGATTGCTCAAAATAAGCTCTCACGAAATTGGACATATGTTTGGTTTGCATCATTGTATAAACGCAAATTGTGTTATGAATGGCACCAATAGTATGGATGAAACAGACAGGCATTCGATAAGATTATGTTCTGTTTGTCAACGAAAATTGAATTCCTGTATTCCATATGATAATAAAAAGCGATTAACTGATTTAGAAAAATATTTTAAAAGGAATAACTTACATGACGAATTTGATTTGATGAAAAAAGATCTAGAAGTTATTCAATAA
- a CDS encoding nuclear transport factor 2 family protein: MRKIIIVVAVFVFISCNNQNQSKMIDTSRNEKLIKQYFDYFNNHDWKKMSEMYTETAEFKDPSFGKGIVKQSRKQTEDKYAKLNEIFPDLHDKVIQIYPSGENHIIVEFISTGTAPDNSKLELPICTIFTIDNGLITKDFTYFDNFEADTTKK; the protein is encoded by the coding sequence ATGAGAAAAATAATAATCGTTGTTGCAGTTTTTGTTTTTATTTCCTGTAATAACCAAAATCAATCAAAAATGATAGATACTAGTCGGAATGAAAAATTGATAAAACAATACTTTGATTATTTTAATAATCATGATTGGAAAAAGATGTCGGAAATGTATACTGAAACGGCAGAATTCAAAGATCCATCTTTTGGAAAAGGAATTGTAAAGCAATCACGCAAGCAAACGGAAGATAAATATGCTAAGCTAAATGAAATATTTCCGGATTTGCATGATAAAGTAATTCAGATCTATCCGTCTGGAGAAAATCATATTATTGTAGAGTTTATTTCGACTGGAACTGCGCCCGATAATTCAAAATTAGAACTACCTATTTGTACTATTTTCACAATTGACAACGGATTAATTACCAAAGATTTTACGTATTTCGATAATTTTGAAGCAGATACAACTAAGAAATAG
- a CDS encoding GreA/GreB family elongation factor, translated as MKPIPTFCKTDYHFLRELILKSKNSTNTKEANQLSQELDRAIISKESELDNSIVRINSFVTIEDVKAKKQMKIQIVLPSFADVKQSKISILAPLSVAIIGFKENDEVDWELPAGIKTLKIVAVSNTFENIS; from the coding sequence ATGAAACCAATACCTACTTTCTGCAAAACAGATTATCATTTCCTGAGAGAATTGATCTTAAAAAGTAAAAATTCAACAAATACAAAAGAAGCCAATCAGCTTTCGCAAGAATTAGATCGTGCAATAATTAGTAAAGAAAGCGAATTAGATAATTCGATCGTAAGAATCAATTCTTTTGTCACCATTGAAGATGTAAAAGCAAAGAAACAAATGAAAATTCAAATCGTTTTACCTTCATTTGCTGATGTAAAACAAAGTAAAATTTCAATTCTGGCACCTTTAAGCGTTGCTATTATTGGATTTAAAGAAAATGACGAAGTTGACTGGGAATTGCCTGCCGGAATAAAGACTTTAAAAATAGTTGCTGTCAGCAATACTTTTGAAAATATTTCTTAA
- a CDS encoding peptidylprolyl isomerase: MENGIYAKFNTSKGSILVKLTHDLTPGTVGNFVALAEGNMENKVKPQGQKFYDGLTFHRVIPDFMIQGGCPKGTGTGDPGYKFDDEFHPSLKHDRPGVLAMANSGPASNGSQFYITHVPTSWLDGKHTVFGHVIEGQDVVDAVAQGDNLDAVEIIRVGEEAEKFNAIEAFIALKGARLKRDAALKAESEAKMEQLAAGFDKTDSGLRYKMINKGDGKKAEAGKTVAVHYEGSLENGKVFDSSYPRKKPIEFRLGQGQVIEGWDEGIALLQVGDKARFVIPSDLAYGASGAGGVIPPNATLIFDVELMDVK, encoded by the coding sequence ATGGAAAACGGAATATACGCTAAATTCAACACTAGTAAAGGTTCGATTTTAGTAAAACTTACACATGATTTAACACCAGGAACCGTAGGGAATTTTGTAGCTCTTGCAGAAGGAAATATGGAAAATAAAGTAAAACCTCAAGGACAAAAATTCTATGATGGATTGACATTTCATAGAGTAATTCCTGATTTTATGATCCAAGGTGGTTGTCCAAAAGGAACTGGAACTGGAGATCCTGGATATAAATTTGATGATGAATTTCACCCAAGTTTAAAACACGATCGTCCGGGAGTTTTAGCAATGGCAAATTCAGGACCTGCAAGTAATGGTTCTCAATTTTACATTACTCACGTTCCAACTTCTTGGTTAGATGGAAAACATACTGTTTTTGGTCACGTAATCGAAGGTCAGGATGTTGTTGATGCTGTTGCTCAAGGGGATAATCTTGACGCTGTAGAAATTATCAGAGTTGGAGAAGAAGCAGAGAAATTTAATGCTATTGAAGCTTTTATCGCTTTAAAAGGTGCTCGTCTAAAAAGAGATGCAGCTTTAAAAGCAGAATCTGAAGCAAAAATGGAGCAATTAGCTGCTGGTTTTGATAAAACTGATAGCGGTTTACGTTATAAAATGATTAATAAAGGTGATGGTAAAAAAGCTGAAGCAGGAAAAACAGTTGCAGTTCACTACGAAGGATCTTTAGAAAACGGAAAAGTTTTTGATTCTTCTTACCCACGTAAAAAACCAATCGAATTTAGATTAGGTCAAGGTCAGGTTATCGAAGGATGGGACGAAGGTATTGCTTTGTTACAAGTTGGAGATAAAGCTCGTTTTGTAATTCCATCTGATTTAGCTTATGGAGCTTCAGGTGCAGGAGGAGTCATTCCACCAAACGCAACTTTGATTTTTGACGTTGAATTAATGGACGTAAAATAA
- a CDS encoding MFS transporter: MAACTGLIVANLYYCQPLIVLIANEFKIPEASAGTITYLTQAGYAIGLFFMVPLGDKIERKKQILVTTFASVIALILAATAKSFFLLQIASLLIGITSIVPQLILPLAASLSAPEQRGKVVGTIMSGLLVGILLSRTLSGFIGQVLGWRSMFYIAAGICLLIFFVIQNKFPVNKPQFQGTYGQLIQSLFTLIKTQPILREATIINVFSFAQFGAFWVTMVLLLSGAPFHYSSATIGLFGIVGASGALAAPLVGKLGDKGGSRVAVGYGCLLILLSFIIFYFSIESVIGIAIGIVFIDVGIQGVHISNQTRVYSLLPEARNRLNTVFMSFSFLGTAAGSAYGLLLWKLGGWHAVAIGCVGLSLLSFVVYGLTYKSKSKK, encoded by the coding sequence ATGGCAGCTTGCACTGGACTTATAGTTGCAAATCTGTATTACTGCCAACCCTTGATTGTTTTAATTGCCAACGAATTTAAAATTCCAGAAGCCAGCGCGGGTACCATAACGTATCTAACGCAAGCGGGTTATGCTATTGGTTTATTTTTTATGGTTCCGCTGGGCGATAAAATAGAGCGTAAAAAACAAATTTTAGTAACCACTTTTGCATCTGTAATTGCCTTAATTCTTGCAGCAACCGCAAAAAGTTTCTTTCTGTTGCAAATTGCTTCTTTATTAATTGGAATTACTTCAATCGTTCCGCAGCTTATTTTGCCTTTGGCAGCGTCATTAAGCGCGCCGGAACAACGAGGAAAAGTAGTTGGAACCATTATGAGCGGTTTGCTTGTTGGTATTTTATTATCCAGAACTTTAAGCGGATTCATTGGACAGGTTTTAGGTTGGAGATCGATGTTTTATATCGCTGCCGGAATTTGTTTGTTGATCTTTTTTGTAATTCAAAATAAATTTCCGGTCAATAAACCACAGTTTCAAGGGACTTACGGTCAGTTAATTCAATCGCTTTTTACACTTATCAAAACACAACCAATATTGCGTGAAGCAACAATTATCAATGTGTTTAGTTTTGCACAATTCGGAGCTTTCTGGGTTACGATGGTTTTATTGCTTTCAGGAGCACCTTTTCATTATAGTAGCGCAACAATAGGTTTATTTGGAATTGTTGGTGCTTCAGGGGCTTTAGCAGCGCCTTTGGTTGGGAAACTGGGTGACAAAGGAGGTTCGAGAGTAGCTGTAGGTTACGGTTGTTTATTGATATTACTTAGTTTTATAATTTTTTATTTCTCTATAGAAAGTGTAATCGGAATCGCGATTGGAATTGTATTTATTGATGTAGGAATTCAAGGAGTTCATATTTCAAACCAAACCCGAGTTTACTCGTTACTTCCGGAAGCCAGAAACCGACTTAATACTGTATTTATGTCGTTTAGCTTTTTAGGAACTGCTGCCGGATCTGCTTACGGATTATTATTATGGAAACTTGGCGGATGGCACGCTGTAGCTATTGGATGTGTTGGATTATCATTACTTTCATTCGTAGTTTACGGTCTTACTTATAAATCAAAGTCTAAAAAATAG
- the tnpA gene encoding IS200/IS605 family transposase — protein sequence MANTYTQIHIHFVFAVKFRQAIIHNDWKEELYKYITGIIKNNNHKLLAINGVSDHIHVLIGIRPAQSISDLMKNIKQDSSKWINTSKLLKSHFEWQEGYGAFSYSKSQLNAVGNYIQNQEAHHKKKTFREEYIDFLEKFEIDYDEKFIFKELI from the coding sequence ATGGCAAATACATACACTCAAATACACATTCATTTTGTTTTTGCTGTAAAATTTAGGCAAGCAATAATACATAACGATTGGAAAGAAGAACTATATAAATACATTACAGGTATTATCAAAAATAATAATCATAAACTTCTCGCTATAAATGGTGTTTCCGATCATATTCATGTTTTAATTGGAATAAGACCTGCACAATCTATTTCTGATTTGATGAAAAATATCAAACAAGATTCTTCAAAGTGGATTAATACAAGTAAGTTACTAAAATCTCATTTTGAATGGCAAGAAGGATATGGAGCGTTTTCATATAGTAAATCTCAGCTAAATGCGGTAGGTAATTATATTCAGAATCAGGAAGCGCATCATAAAAAGAAAACTTTTAGAGAAGAATATATTGACTTTCTTGAAAAATTTGAAATAGATTATGATGAAAAGTTTATTTTTAAGGAATTAATTTAG
- a CDS encoding cytochrome c, with protein MKTKILILAAVVLFVVSCGTKKAAPTTPATPAVTQAAKPTTLTPELAEGKNLYENSCARCHKLYDPKKFSQEDWKPILVRMQKKAKLDDTQMASISNYITSQL; from the coding sequence ATGAAAACAAAAATCTTAATCCTAGCAGCTGTAGTGTTGTTTGTGGTTTCGTGTGGTACTAAAAAAGCGGCTCCAACTACGCCGGCAACTCCAGCGGTAACTCAGGCAGCAAAGCCAACAACATTAACGCCTGAATTGGCAGAAGGAAAAAACTTGTATGAGAACAGTTGTGCAAGATGTCATAAATTGTATGACCCAAAGAAATTTAGTCAAGAAGATTGGAAACCAATTTTAGTAAGAATGCAAAAGAAAGCGAAGTTAGATGATACGCAAATGGCTTCGATATCAAATTATATAACTTCTCAATTATAG